One genomic window of Microtus ochrogaster isolate Prairie Vole_2 chromosome 21, MicOch1.0, whole genome shotgun sequence includes the following:
- the LOC101998517 gene encoding peptidyl-prolyl cis-trans isomerase A-like — MVNPIVFFDIPADGEPLGGVSFELFADKVPKTAENFRALSTGEKGFGYKGSSFHRIIQGFMCQGGDFTRHNGTGGRSIYGEKFEDENFILKHTDPGILSMANAGPNTNGSQFFICTTKTEWLDGKHVVFGKVKEGMNIVEAMERFGSRNGKTSKKITISDCGQL; from the coding sequence ATGGTCAACCCCATCGTGTTCTTCGACATCCCGGCCGATGGAGAGCCCTTGGGTGGCGTCTCCTTCGAGCTGTTTGCagacaaagttccaaagacagcagaaaacttccgtgctctgagcactggagagaaaggatttggatataagggttcttcctttcacaggattATTCAAGGATTCATGTGCCAGGGTGGTGACTTCACACGCCATAACGGCACTGGCGGCAGATCCATCTAcggagaaaaatttgaggatgagaacttcatCCTGAAGCATACAGATCCTGGCATCTTGTCCATGGCAAATGCTGGACCAAATACCAATGGTTCCCAGTTTTTTATCTGCACCACCAagactgagtggctggatggcaaacatgtggtctttgggaaggtgaaagaaggcatgaacattgtggaagccatggagcgttttgggtccaggaatggcaagaccagcaagaagatcaccatttccgactgtggacaactctaa